In Arthrobacter ramosus, one DNA window encodes the following:
- a CDS encoding gluconeogenesis factor YvcK family protein: protein MGVLTGPLPLVPPKGTPGSQPAKGPSVVALGGGHGLSASLSALRLLTSELTAIVTVADDGGSSGRLREEYGVLPPGDLRMALSALCDDTDWGRTWRDVMQHRFKTPNGRQGSLDHHAMGNLLIVTLWELLGDAVAGLKWAGALLGARGQVLPMSTQPLNIEGDVRVPLPGGGYEFQVVKGQAKCAVAGSLENVRLLPEDARACIEALTAIELADWIILGPGSWYTSVLPHLLLPEMRQALCDTPAKRCLTMNLAMDTKETSGMSAADHLDALRHYAPEFSVDVVLADPSSISDLEEFERAAGMIGAEVVLGKVGASSRRPVHDPLRLASAYHDIFGNS, encoded by the coding sequence ATGGGGGTCCTGACCGGACCCCTGCCGCTGGTTCCACCGAAGGGCACCCCGGGCAGCCAGCCCGCCAAGGGGCCCTCGGTTGTGGCGCTCGGCGGCGGACACGGGCTTTCCGCGTCATTGTCGGCGTTGCGGCTCCTGACGTCCGAGCTCACCGCGATTGTCACCGTCGCCGACGACGGCGGATCCTCCGGGCGGCTGCGCGAAGAGTACGGGGTCCTTCCGCCTGGCGATCTTCGAATGGCGCTGAGCGCCCTCTGTGACGACACCGATTGGGGGCGCACTTGGCGGGACGTCATGCAGCATCGCTTCAAGACCCCGAACGGTCGCCAAGGCTCCTTGGACCACCACGCCATGGGAAACCTGCTCATCGTGACCCTCTGGGAACTTCTGGGCGACGCCGTTGCGGGACTGAAATGGGCCGGCGCGCTTTTGGGTGCCCGTGGCCAGGTCCTCCCGATGTCCACTCAGCCGCTGAACATCGAGGGCGACGTCAGGGTGCCCTTGCCCGGGGGCGGGTACGAGTTCCAGGTCGTCAAAGGCCAGGCCAAGTGCGCCGTCGCCGGATCCCTTGAAAACGTCAGGCTCCTCCCGGAAGACGCGCGCGCCTGCATCGAAGCGCTGACTGCCATCGAGCTTGCCGACTGGATCATTCTGGGTCCCGGTTCCTGGTACACGTCCGTGCTGCCGCATTTGCTGCTGCCCGAAATGCGCCAGGCCCTGTGCGACACTCCCGCGAAACGCTGCCTCACCATGAACCTCGCCATGGACACCAAGGAAACCTCGGGGATGTCCGCCGCGGACCATCTGGATGCCCTGCGCCACTACGCGCCGGAGTTCAGTGTGGACGTTGTCCTGGCCGATCCCTCCTCGATATCGGACCTCGAGGAATTCGAACGAGCTGCCGGGATGATCGGTGCAGAGGTTGTCTTGGGTAAAGTGGGGGCGTCGAGCCGCCGTCCAGTCCACGACCCGCTGCGTCTGGCATCGGCGTATCACGATATCTTCGGGAATAGTTAG
- the whiA gene encoding DNA-binding protein WhiA, giving the protein MALTASVKEELSRLDIKKSSVRKAEVSAMLRFAGGLHIISGRIVIEAEVDLASTARRLRAAIAEVYGHQSEIIVVSGGGLRRGSRYVVRVVRDGEALARQTGLLDGRGRPVRGLPSAVVNGSASDAEAVWRGAFLVHGSLTEPGRSSSLEVTCPGPESALALVGAARRLGIQAKAREVRGVDRVVIRDGDTIAALLTRMGAHDALMVWEERRMRKEVRATANRLANFDDANLRRSAQAAVAAGARVDRALEILGDDVPDHLKYAGELRVAHKQASLDELGRLADPPMTKDAIAGRIRRLLAMADKRAGDLGIPGTEANVTPEMMDE; this is encoded by the coding sequence ATGGCACTGACCGCATCGGTCAAGGAAGAACTTTCCCGGCTGGACATCAAGAAGTCGTCCGTCCGCAAGGCCGAAGTCTCGGCCATGCTGCGTTTTGCCGGCGGATTGCACATCATTTCGGGCCGAATCGTGATTGAGGCAGAGGTTGACCTCGCCTCAACGGCGCGGAGGCTGCGTGCCGCGATCGCCGAAGTCTACGGGCACCAGAGCGAGATCATCGTCGTCTCCGGCGGGGGACTCCGCCGCGGTAGCCGCTATGTTGTCCGTGTAGTGCGCGACGGCGAAGCCCTGGCCCGCCAGACCGGCCTCCTGGACGGCAGGGGACGGCCTGTGCGTGGCTTGCCGTCCGCCGTCGTCAACGGTTCGGCGTCGGACGCGGAAGCTGTGTGGCGCGGCGCGTTCCTGGTTCACGGATCCCTCACCGAACCCGGCCGGTCCTCTTCGCTTGAGGTCACGTGTCCCGGGCCGGAATCGGCGCTTGCCCTGGTGGGGGCTGCGCGTCGCCTCGGCATCCAGGCCAAGGCCCGGGAAGTGCGCGGCGTGGATCGCGTGGTTATCCGTGACGGTGACACCATCGCCGCGCTGCTCACCCGGATGGGCGCCCATGACGCCCTCATGGTGTGGGAGGAGCGCCGCATGCGGAAGGAAGTCCGGGCCACGGCCAACCGCCTCGCGAACTTCGACGACGCCAACCTGCGCCGCTCGGCCCAGGCCGCCGTCGCGGCCGGCGCCCGCGTGGACAGGGCCTTGGAAATCCTTGGCGACGACGTTCCGGACCACCTCAAATACGCCGGTGAACTCCGGGTGGCCCACAAGCAGGCCAGCCTGGATGAATTGGGCCGGCTTGCCGATCCTCCCATGACCAAGGACGCGATCGCGGGGAGGATCCGCCGGCTTCTGGCCATGGCGGACAAGCGGGCCGGCGACCTGGGGATCCCGGGTACCGAGGCAAATGTGACCCCCGAAATGATGGACGAATAA
- a CDS encoding superoxide dismutase, with protein sequence MTEYVLPELGYDYAALEPHISAKIMELHHSKHHAAYVAGANNALAQLAEARDKGDFANINRLSKDLAFHTGGHINHSVFWNNISPDGGDKPEGELAAAIDDAFGSFDAFRAQFSAAALGLQGSGWGFLAYEPIGGNLLIEQLYDQQGNVAVGTTPLLMLDMWEHAFYLDYVNVKADYVKAFWNIVNWADVAKRFEAARANATGLIVL encoded by the coding sequence GTGACAGAGTACGTACTGCCCGAGCTCGGCTACGACTACGCAGCACTTGAGCCGCACATTTCGGCGAAGATCATGGAGCTGCACCACAGCAAGCACCACGCTGCCTATGTAGCAGGCGCCAACAACGCTTTGGCCCAGTTGGCCGAGGCCCGCGACAAGGGCGACTTCGCCAACATCAACCGCCTCTCCAAGGACCTCGCGTTCCACACCGGCGGCCACATCAACCACTCCGTGTTCTGGAACAACATCTCCCCGGATGGCGGCGACAAGCCCGAGGGCGAGCTGGCTGCAGCCATCGACGACGCCTTCGGCTCCTTCGATGCATTCCGTGCCCAGTTCTCGGCAGCCGCGCTCGGCCTGCAGGGATCCGGCTGGGGCTTCCTCGCCTACGAGCCCATCGGCGGCAACCTCCTCATCGAGCAGCTCTACGACCAGCAGGGCAACGTCGCAGTCGGCACCACGCCGCTGCTCATGCTGGACATGTGGGAGCACGCTTTCTACCTGGACTACGTGAACGTCAAGGCTGACTACGTCAAGGCCTTCTGGAACATCGTCAACTGGGCCGACGTCGCGAAGCGCTTCGAAGCGGCCCGCGCGAACGCCACCGGGCTGATCGTTCTCTAG
- the gap gene encoding type I glyceraldehyde-3-phosphate dehydrogenase, producing MTTRIGINGFGRIGRNYFRAALAQGADLEIVAVNDLTSPEALAHLLKYDSVGGRLTESVEVKEGNLIVDGNIIKVLAERDPANLPWGELGVDIVIESTGFFTKAAAAQKHIDAGAKKVLISAPASDEDITIVMGVNHELYDPAAHHIISNASCTTNCLGPLAKVVNDAFGIERGLMTTIHAYTADQNLQDGPHSDLRRARAAAINMVPTSTGAAKAIGLVLPELKGKLDGYAIRVPVPTGSATDLTVTVSREVTVEEVNAALKAASETEQFKGILSYTADPIVSSDIVGDPSSSIFDSGLTKVIGNQVKVVSWYDNEWGYSNRLVDLTELVASKLG from the coding sequence GTGACCACCCGTATTGGTATCAACGGCTTTGGCCGCATCGGCCGCAACTACTTCCGCGCAGCACTCGCCCAGGGTGCCGACCTCGAAATTGTTGCGGTCAACGACCTCACGAGTCCCGAGGCACTTGCCCACCTTTTGAAGTACGACTCCGTCGGCGGTCGCCTGACCGAGTCCGTTGAAGTCAAAGAGGGCAACCTCATTGTTGACGGCAACATCATCAAGGTCCTTGCAGAGCGCGATCCTGCGAACCTCCCCTGGGGCGAACTGGGCGTCGACATCGTCATCGAGTCCACCGGCTTCTTCACAAAGGCTGCCGCTGCACAGAAGCACATCGATGCAGGTGCCAAGAAGGTCCTGATTTCCGCTCCTGCTTCGGACGAAGACATCACCATCGTCATGGGCGTCAACCACGAGCTCTACGACCCCGCAGCACACCACATCATTTCCAACGCTTCCTGCACCACCAACTGCCTCGGCCCGCTGGCCAAGGTCGTCAACGACGCCTTCGGCATAGAGCGCGGCCTCATGACCACGATCCACGCCTACACGGCAGACCAGAACCTGCAGGACGGCCCCCACAGCGACCTTCGCCGTGCCCGCGCCGCAGCCATCAACATGGTTCCCACCTCCACAGGTGCTGCCAAGGCGATCGGCCTCGTCCTTCCGGAGCTGAAGGGCAAGCTCGACGGCTACGCCATCCGCGTCCCGGTCCCGACCGGTTCCGCCACGGACCTGACCGTCACGGTTTCCCGCGAAGTGACCGTTGAGGAAGTCAACGCAGCACTCAAGGCAGCTTCCGAGACCGAGCAGTTCAAGGGCATCCTCAGCTACACGGCAGATCCGATCGTCTCTTCGGACATCGTCGGCGATCCCTCTTCTTCGATCTTCGACTCCGGCCTCACCAAGGTCATCGGCAACCAGGTCAAGGTTGTTTCCTGGTATGACAACGAATGGGGCTACTCCAACCGCCTCGTTGACCTCACGGAGCTCGTCGCATCCAAGCTGGGCTAG
- a CDS encoding phosphoglycerate kinase, with translation MTSHTLNELIAEGVRGRYILVRSDLNVPLDGSTVTDDGRIKASLPVIEKLSDAGARVLVTAHLGRPKGSPEAKYSLKPAVVRLAELAPFKVQLAEDTVGESAKELAGSLGDGDVLVLENVRFDARETSKDDAERGAFADDLVALTGDNGAFVDDAFGAVHRKHASVYDVATRLPSYQGDLVHTEVEVLRKLTTDTQRPYVVVLGGSKVSDKLAVIDNLLGKADTILVGGGMLFTFLAAVGHKVAGSLLEADQIPVVQDYLKRASDAGTAFVIPTDVVVASRFAADAEHEVVAADAIEDSAFGASGIGLDIGPVSAAAFAEQIKAAKTVFWNGPMGVFEFEAFSDGTRAIAQALTETTAFTVVGGGDSAAAVRTLGFEDSQFGHISTGGGASLEYLEGKDLPGLSVLDR, from the coding sequence ATGACTTCTCACACCCTCAACGAACTGATCGCTGAAGGTGTCCGCGGGCGGTACATTCTTGTCAGAAGTGACCTGAATGTGCCGCTCGACGGCTCTACAGTGACCGACGACGGCCGCATCAAGGCCTCTCTCCCGGTCATCGAAAAGCTCTCGGACGCCGGTGCCCGCGTGCTCGTCACAGCCCACCTGGGACGCCCCAAGGGCTCTCCCGAGGCCAAGTATTCGCTTAAGCCCGCAGTAGTGCGGCTGGCGGAGCTCGCCCCATTCAAGGTCCAGCTCGCGGAAGACACCGTTGGTGAGTCCGCCAAGGAGCTTGCCGGGTCGCTGGGCGACGGAGACGTCCTCGTCCTGGAGAACGTCCGCTTCGACGCCCGCGAAACCAGCAAGGACGACGCCGAGCGCGGCGCCTTCGCCGATGATCTCGTGGCGCTGACCGGTGACAACGGTGCCTTCGTGGATGACGCCTTCGGTGCCGTCCACCGCAAGCACGCCAGCGTGTACGACGTCGCCACCCGGCTTCCTTCCTACCAGGGGGACCTCGTCCACACCGAGGTGGAGGTTCTGCGCAAACTCACCACGGATACCCAGCGCCCCTACGTCGTGGTTCTCGGCGGCTCCAAGGTCTCGGACAAGCTCGCCGTGATCGACAACCTCCTGGGCAAGGCTGACACCATCCTCGTCGGGGGCGGAATGCTCTTCACCTTCCTCGCAGCGGTTGGTCACAAGGTCGCAGGCAGCTTGCTTGAAGCTGACCAGATCCCCGTGGTCCAGGACTACCTCAAGCGCGCTTCCGACGCCGGTACCGCCTTCGTCATCCCGACCGACGTCGTGGTAGCCAGCCGCTTCGCCGCTGACGCTGAACACGAAGTGGTCGCCGCGGACGCGATCGAGGACAGCGCATTCGGTGCTTCCGGCATTGGCCTGGACATCGGGCCGGTATCCGCAGCGGCTTTCGCTGAGCAGATCAAGGCCGCCAAGACCGTGTTCTGGAACGGCCCCATGGGCGTCTTTGAATTCGAGGCCTTCTCGGACGGCACCCGTGCCATTGCCCAGGCTTTGACCGAGACGACGGCATTCACTGTGGTGGGCGGCGGCGACTCCGCCGCGGCCGTCCGGACCCTCGGCTTTGAGGACTCCCAGTTCGGACACATTTCCACCGGCGGCGGCGCCAGCCTGGAATACCTTGAAGGCAAGGATCTTCCCGGCCTGAGCGTTCTGGACCGCTAA
- the tpiA gene encoding triose-phosphate isomerase translates to MTTSANGNFIRTPFIAGNWKMNMDHVQGITLLQKLAWTLSDAKHDYSRVEVSVFPPFTDLRGVQTLVQGDELHVVYGGQDLSQFDSGAYTGDISGQFLNKLGCAYVLVGHSERRTIHNEDDQVLNAKVKAAFRHDVTPVLCVGEGLEVRQAGTHVEHTLAQLRAGVEGLTADQASELVVAYEPVWAIGTGEVAGPEDAQEMCAAIRSELASLFDDAVAAKTRLLYGGSVKANNAAAIMAESDVDGLLVGGASLDPAEFANIVRFESHLSAA, encoded by the coding sequence GTGACAACTTCTGCCAACGGAAACTTCATCCGCACGCCCTTCATTGCCGGCAACTGGAAGATGAACATGGACCACGTCCAGGGCATCACCTTGCTGCAGAAGCTGGCATGGACCCTCTCCGACGCCAAGCATGATTACAGCCGGGTGGAGGTTTCGGTCTTCCCGCCGTTTACCGACCTCCGCGGTGTGCAGACCCTCGTTCAGGGCGACGAGCTGCACGTCGTCTACGGCGGACAGGACCTTTCGCAGTTCGACTCCGGAGCTTACACCGGCGATATCTCCGGCCAGTTCCTCAACAAGCTCGGTTGCGCCTATGTCCTGGTGGGCCACAGCGAACGCCGCACCATCCACAACGAGGACGACCAGGTCCTCAACGCGAAGGTCAAAGCCGCTTTCCGCCACGACGTCACGCCGGTCCTGTGTGTCGGCGAGGGCCTTGAGGTCCGCCAGGCCGGCACCCACGTGGAGCACACGCTGGCCCAGTTGCGCGCCGGCGTCGAAGGCCTGACCGCAGATCAAGCAAGCGAACTGGTTGTCGCCTACGAGCCTGTCTGGGCCATCGGGACGGGCGAAGTCGCGGGTCCCGAAGACGCGCAGGAGATGTGCGCCGCGATCCGTTCGGAGCTCGCATCCTTGTTCGACGATGCAGTGGCTGCAAAGACCCGCCTCCTCTACGGCGGTTCGGTCAAGGCCAACAATGCGGCAGCGATCATGGCCGAAAGCGACGTCGACGGTCTGCTGGTGGGTGGCGCGAGCCTGGACCCCGCCGAGTTTGCTAACATTGTCAGGTTCGAGAGCCACCTCAGCGCGGCTTAG
- the secG gene encoding preprotein translocase subunit SecG, with amino-acid sequence MDVLQVILQILLGITSLLLTLLILLHKGRGGGLSDMFGGGMSSGLSSSGVAERNLNRFTIVLGCTWGVVIIGLGLIMRFTTGGDS; translated from the coding sequence GTGGACGTTCTTCAAGTCATTCTGCAGATTCTGCTGGGCATTACCAGCCTTCTGCTGACGCTGCTCATCCTCCTCCACAAGGGGCGTGGCGGCGGGTTGTCCGATATGTTTGGCGGTGGCATGAGCTCAGGATTGAGTTCATCAGGTGTCGCAGAGCGAAACCTCAACCGCTTCACCATCGTCTTGGGCTGCACTTGGGGCGTCGTGATCATTGGACTTGGCCTCATCATGCGTTTCACCACAGGCGGAGACTCCTAG
- a CDS encoding RNA polymerase-binding protein RbpA, translated as MVHGTSGFRGTRAGVTAGSAPRNQPDSVVGESLPRIRVPYWCAKGHETRLVFVKLPEDQIPIRWDCPKCGLVAVRDQGEATMERADEEVFKSHLDYVKERRSSQDAEIVLAGALKRLRARGVLTDELLGDT; from the coding sequence ATGGTTCATGGTACTTCTGGATTCCGGGGCACACGGGCCGGCGTAACAGCTGGATCGGCCCCGAGAAACCAACCCGACTCTGTAGTTGGCGAAAGCTTGCCGCGTATTCGTGTTCCCTATTGGTGCGCCAAGGGACATGAAACGCGGCTTGTTTTCGTTAAGCTCCCCGAAGATCAAATCCCGATCCGATGGGACTGCCCGAAATGTGGCCTGGTCGCCGTCCGCGATCAGGGCGAGGCCACCATGGAACGTGCGGACGAAGAAGTCTTCAAGAGCCACCTGGACTACGTTAAAGAAAGACGCTCCAGCCAGGACGCGGAAATTGTCCTGGCCGGAGCGCTCAAGCGGCTACGCGCCCGCGGGGTCCTTACGGATGAGCTGCTGGGGGACACGTGA
- the pgl gene encoding 6-phosphogluconolactonase, producing the protein MSADPRVSIHPDSAVLMAAIAARLITKLVDVQDKHGEATVVLTGGTVGIGTLRAVADSPAAPAVDWSRVNFWWGDERFVGKHSTDRNTVQAREALLSSLPVDPDRVHEPGSSDEFATADEAAADYAARLKAAAEAEHAADTSDNRPEEAGELPRFDILLLGVGPDAHIASLFPEQAGIRVKDRTVVGVENSPKPPPSRISLTLPAINSAQEIWMVVAGEDKAGAVGLALAGANPVQVPASGPSGRSRTLWLIDENAASRVPQQLIRKDPAGA; encoded by the coding sequence GTGAGCGCTGACCCAAGAGTAAGCATCCATCCCGATTCCGCCGTCCTTATGGCCGCGATCGCAGCACGGCTCATTACCAAGCTGGTGGACGTCCAGGACAAGCACGGCGAAGCCACGGTGGTCCTCACCGGAGGAACCGTGGGCATCGGCACCCTGAGAGCGGTTGCCGACTCGCCTGCGGCGCCCGCCGTTGACTGGTCCCGGGTGAACTTCTGGTGGGGTGACGAGCGCTTCGTTGGCAAGCACAGCACGGACCGCAACACCGTACAGGCGCGTGAGGCACTGCTCTCCAGCCTGCCGGTGGACCCGGACCGCGTGCACGAACCGGGTTCATCGGATGAGTTCGCCACCGCGGACGAGGCCGCAGCGGACTACGCGGCCCGCCTCAAGGCTGCTGCGGAAGCCGAGCACGCCGCGGACACTTCGGACAATCGTCCCGAGGAGGCCGGCGAGTTGCCTCGTTTCGACATCCTGCTGCTCGGTGTCGGCCCGGATGCGCACATTGCCTCGCTCTTCCCGGAGCAGGCGGGTATCCGCGTGAAGGACCGCACGGTCGTGGGGGTCGAGAACTCCCCCAAACCACCGCCGTCGAGGATTTCGCTGACCTTGCCCGCCATCAACTCCGCCCAGGAAATCTGGATGGTTGTGGCAGGCGAGGACAAGGCCGGTGCCGTGGGACTCGCCCTCGCCGGGGCCAACCCGGTCCAGGTTCCCGCCTCCGGACCTAGTGGCCGCTCGAGGACCCTATGGCTTATCGATGAGAATGCAGCCTCACGTGTCCCCCAGCAGCTCATCCGTAAGGACCCCGCGGGCGCGTAG
- a CDS encoding glucose-6-phosphate dehydrogenase assembly protein OpcA has translation MIVDLPDTTTSKISKKITSLREQGGVIALGRVLTLVVVTKSGLEEEAIEAANEASREHPCRIIVLADAGSEAPNRLDAQIRVGGDAGASEVIVLRGYGELAKESESLVAALLLPDAPIVAWWPHGAPENACETSIGRIAHRRITDSANEADPAAALARIRKTYRAGDTDLAWTRLTNWRLQLAAALDQVDESPVTAIAVEGASDSPSTLLLAAWLTLFLDAPVQIVADPAGTGIRRVRLSRATGDVQLVRPGLTIAELTQPGQPAQRISLPRRSLRDCLAEELRRLDPDDVFGEVITMGLPRTNSKE, from the coding sequence ATGATCGTAGATCTTCCCGACACCACCACCTCCAAGATCTCCAAGAAGATCACCTCCCTGCGCGAGCAGGGAGGCGTGATCGCCCTCGGACGCGTCCTGACCCTTGTCGTCGTCACCAAGTCCGGTCTCGAGGAAGAAGCCATCGAGGCAGCCAACGAGGCCAGCCGCGAACACCCCTGCCGCATTATCGTCCTCGCGGACGCCGGCAGCGAAGCGCCCAACCGCCTCGACGCCCAGATCCGGGTGGGCGGCGACGCTGGCGCATCAGAGGTGATCGTGCTGCGCGGCTACGGTGAGCTCGCCAAGGAGAGCGAATCCCTCGTCGCGGCACTGCTGCTGCCGGACGCGCCGATCGTGGCCTGGTGGCCGCATGGAGCACCCGAGAACGCCTGCGAGACCTCCATCGGACGCATCGCACACCGCCGCATCACGGACTCCGCCAACGAGGCCGACCCCGCAGCAGCGCTGGCCCGGATCCGGAAAACGTACCGGGCAGGCGACACCGACCTCGCCTGGACACGCCTGACCAACTGGCGCCTGCAGCTCGCGGCAGCACTGGACCAGGTCGACGAGTCGCCCGTCACGGCCATCGCCGTCGAGGGCGCTTCGGACTCGCCCAGCACCCTGCTGCTGGCCGCCTGGCTCACCCTGTTCCTCGACGCACCGGTCCAGATCGTCGCCGACCCGGCAGGAACAGGCATCCGCAGGGTGCGGCTGAGCCGCGCCACCGGCGACGTCCAGCTGGTCCGTCCCGGTCTGACCATCGCGGAACTGACCCAGCCGGGCCAGCCCGCCCAGCGGATTTCACTGCCGCGCCGCAGCCTGCGGGACTGCCTCGCCGAAGAACTGCGCCGACTTGATCCGGACGATGTCTTCGGAGAAGTGATTACTATGGGACTGCCCCGAACCAATAGCAAGGAGTGA
- the zwf gene encoding glucose-6-phosphate dehydrogenase, whose product MPETEIGYRSTGKASRRNPLRDPRDRRLNRIAGPSSLVFFGVTGDLARKKLMPAVYDLANRGLLPPSFALVGFGRRDWSNEDFADEVKENVKAHSRTPFDDAVWNQLSEGIRFVQGEFDDDQAFKRLSATLDELDETRGTRGNHGFYLSIPPKAFEQVCQQLSKHGLAQAGDGQWRRVVIEKPFGHDLASARKLNDIVESVFPPDAVFRIDHYLGKETVQNILALRFANQLFEPLWNANYVDHVQITMAEDIGTGGRAGYYDGVGAARDVIQNHLLQLLALTAMEEPISFNADDLRAEKEKVLAAVRLPEDLSTHSARGQFTGGWQGGELVQGYLEEEGIPADSKTETFAAIRLDINTRRWAGAPFYLRAGKRLGRRVTEIAVVFKRAPNLLFRGHGEDDFGQNAVVIRVQPDEGATIRFGSKVPGTQMEVRDVTMDFGYGHSFTESSPEAYERLILDVLLGEPPLFPRHQEVEESWKILDPFEEYWAGLDEQPEPYAPGSWGPASADELLARDGRTWRRP is encoded by the coding sequence ATGCCAGAAACTGAAATCGGTTACAGGTCCACCGGAAAGGCAAGTCGCCGCAATCCCCTCCGGGATCCTCGGGACCGGCGCCTGAACCGCATCGCAGGGCCTTCGTCATTGGTGTTCTTCGGAGTCACCGGTGACCTTGCCCGTAAGAAACTCATGCCGGCGGTCTACGACCTCGCCAACCGTGGGCTGTTGCCGCCGAGCTTCGCGCTCGTCGGCTTCGGCCGGCGGGACTGGAGCAACGAGGACTTCGCGGACGAGGTCAAGGAGAACGTCAAGGCGCACTCCCGCACCCCGTTCGACGACGCCGTCTGGAACCAGCTCTCCGAGGGCATCCGCTTTGTCCAGGGAGAGTTCGACGACGACCAGGCGTTCAAGCGCCTCAGCGCCACCCTTGACGAACTGGACGAGACCCGCGGCACGCGCGGGAATCACGGTTTCTACTTGTCCATTCCGCCCAAGGCCTTCGAGCAGGTCTGCCAACAGCTCTCCAAGCACGGGCTCGCGCAGGCCGGCGACGGCCAATGGCGCCGGGTGGTCATCGAGAAGCCCTTCGGCCACGACCTGGCGTCCGCGCGCAAGCTCAACGACATCGTCGAGTCCGTCTTCCCGCCGGACGCGGTCTTCCGCATCGACCACTACCTCGGCAAGGAGACGGTGCAGAACATCCTGGCGCTGCGCTTCGCCAACCAGCTGTTCGAGCCCTTGTGGAACGCCAACTACGTCGACCACGTCCAGATCACCATGGCCGAGGACATCGGCACCGGCGGCCGTGCGGGATACTACGACGGCGTCGGTGCGGCCCGCGACGTCATCCAGAACCACCTGCTGCAGCTGCTGGCCCTGACGGCCATGGAGGAGCCCATCTCCTTCAACGCCGATGACCTGCGTGCCGAAAAGGAAAAGGTCCTGGCAGCGGTCAGGCTCCCCGAAGACCTCTCCACCCACTCGGCACGCGGGCAGTTCACCGGCGGCTGGCAGGGCGGGGAACTGGTGCAGGGCTACCTTGAGGAAGAAGGCATTCCGGCCGATTCGAAGACGGAAACCTTTGCGGCCATCCGCCTGGACATCAACACCCGGCGCTGGGCCGGGGCGCCGTTCTACCTGAGGGCCGGCAAACGGCTTGGCCGGCGCGTCACGGAAATCGCGGTGGTGTTCAAGCGGGCACCCAACCTGCTCTTCCGCGGCCACGGCGAGGATGACTTCGGCCAGAACGCCGTGGTCATCCGGGTCCAGCCCGACGAGGGAGCCACCATCCGCTTCGGTTCCAAGGTCCCGGGCACGCAGATGGAAGTCCGGGACGTCACCATGGACTTCGGCTACGGACACTCGTTTACCGAGTCCAGCCCCGAGGCCTACGAACGCCTCATCCTGGACGTGCTGCTGGGCGAGCCCCCGCTCTTCCCGCGGCACCAGGAAGTCGAGGAGTCCTGGAAGATCCTGGACCCCTTCGAGGAATACTGGGCCGGACTCGACGAACAGCCCGAACCTTACGCTCCCGGCAGCTGGGGCCCGGCCTCTGCCGACGAGCTGCTTGCCCGCGACGGACGAACCTGGAGAAGGCCATGA